A region of the Candidatus Acidiferrales bacterium genome:
GTCGCTCCTCAGCGCCAAGCCCAGTCCGCCCAGGGCGCCCAGAAGCGAGAGGATCAGCAGCGCCGTCCGGCGGCCCACTCGGTCGGCGTAGAGGCTCACAAGCAGCGTGGCCAAAGCGGCGCCGGCAAGCCCAACCGCAACCACCACGCCGATGCGGCTGGCGGAGAATCCGGCGCGAAAAAGAGAGATTCCCAGGACGACGCCCGTCAATCCCACGCCGAGCGACCGCAAGAAGGCTGCGCTGTAGATTAGCTTCTGGTCGCTTTTGAGCTGCATTGCAACCTAGCGCGCCTGCCGGCAAACGTACTCGTACAGTGCGTTGTAGATAGGAACCTGACGGGCCAGTCGCTCCGCATCGGAGAGTTCCAGGTGTGCAAATCCCTCGGCAATCGCTCGTAGTCCGAGCCCTTCGGGAGCGACGTGCTCCTGTCCTTTGACATCAGCGGCGCGAACGATCAGACCCAACCGATGCAATGCGGAATCCGACAGATGGTAGTCCTCCAAAATTGCCTCGAAGGTGCAGCGCTCACCGCGATGGTTGAGCTGGACTTCCGCGAGACGCGGCGCGTCGAAGGGGATGGCATTCTCCCGGCGCGCTACCTCAAGCAGTTGCGCTTCGTGAACAAAGAGAAACTCTGCGGCCGGATCAATGAAGCGTCGAATGAGCCAGGGACAGGCAACACGGTCCACCTTGATGTTGCTGCGTGTGACCCACTTCATTGCTCGTTGACCTCCAAATGCTTTCAGTCAGAGGTCAATGTTCCTTCCCTCGGCCGCTCTTGCCCAATTCCTCGAGCGCAGCCCGGAAACCGGTGGCCAGTTTCTCAGCCGGGGCCTTACCCCAATAGTGCAGAAAGATAATCACGGGGCGTGAACCGGTCATGTGGTGATGAATCGCCACCACCTCCAGGCCGTGCTGGCGCAGCGCCTTTAACACCGGCGTGATTTCGCCTTCGAGCATAGCCACATCGCCGGCAATCGCCGCGTTTTCATTCGTCCCTATAAAGGCAGCCCAGGTGTTCAGTCCCATACGAGCATTGATTGTCGCGCCCATCTCCTTTACTTTGCGGTCGTCCCGGCCGATCGTGATTTTATAGACCGGCCCATTCTGCTCGCCCGTGTGCCCGACGATGCGTGCGATCTTCGCGGTATCGAGTGAGCTTGCCGGTGCCAAAACTTTCGCGGGGCTTTTGCGTGCTGTTGCGCCGCTCGCACCGACCTTGCCGATCAGGTCGAGAGCAGGCTTGACCCTCTGCGCAAGATCCATTGCCTTGCCGTGACCATGAATGTGCATGTAGAAGACGCGCGGCTCTTCCCAGAAGAAGTGGTTGTGCAGAGCAGTGACGTCCAGGCCACTGTCGAGCAGCGCCGTCATCACCGGGTTCACCTCTTCCTGGAGCAGGACCAAATCGCCCATCATCACGTCCATTCCGCTATCCCCCTTCGTCATGGCCACCCAGCCGCCAAAGCCGAATGGCGTTGGCGTAGCGACTCCGGCGACGCTCACCTCCAAATCATTTCGCGGGATGTTGACCTTGAGGACGCCAGCCTTGTAGTCGCCCTGCTTGCCGAGATACTTCAGGGCGTCCTGATAGTCGCTCGGCATCTCTTCCGCCCATGCCGGTGAACTCAACCTGCTCATGTATTGGGTAGCCACCATGCAAATAACCAGAATTGCCGTTCGCACTCTCATTGTCTCCCTCCCGGGAGCGAGTCAGGAAACACGCCCGCCGTACTCAAGAATGTCTTCAGCTTGCCACCTTTCAGGGCGGTGCCGCGCTTCACGGGCAGGCTGAAAGCCAACAAAACCCGCATAGCGGGATTTTGCCAATCGGCATTGCAATGGTTTGTTCTACGAATAACAGAATTCTACTCCAAAGCTGTCTGCCTTTTAACGCCAGTTGTTCAGCATGAATCCTTGACCCTTCTCAAAATCGGACTGCTTGACTCGACGCGTGCGTGCCCTGAGAATCGAAACGCTTGGGGAGACAATCCCTCTGGCTCGCGCGAATTCGGGCTCGCGGGAAAAACGAAGTCGGAAAAGAGCAATGTCCGCCTCGACGGGGCTATCGGCAAAGCTCGACCAGCAGGCACGTGGAGCGATCTTTTTTCTTCTGCTCGCCACCCTGGCCCTGCAGATCTCCTGGGTGCTTCCGCTTTTCGGGCTTGCCGGGACGCCTGTTGCGCGACACCTCATCCGGATGGTCATCAAATGGTTTCTATTTGTCGTCTTTATCCGGATGATGCGTTCCGGCACGGCGGGACTTGGGTGGCGCGAGTTGGGGTTCAGGAACGATGGGTGGAGGGACCGGGCCAAGCAACTTGGGTTAGCAGTGGCTTTGACCGCACCGGTCGCGGTTGTATTCGCGGCGTCCCCGACTCTCCAAAACCTTGTCCTGCGCAACCTCGATGGCGGCGCGGCCGGGACTATGCCCGGAAGCGCCGGGCATCTGTTCGGCAACATTTTTGGCATCATGTTCGGCAGCATTATTTTCGGGATTATAGCTGTCGCGTTCACAGCCGCCTTTGTTGAGGAATTGTTTTGGCGGGGCTATGCGCTGGCGGTGTTGCCCGCGCGGGTTGGCCTTTTCGGAGCAGTGACGATCGCTTCCGCGCTCTTCGCCCTGACCCACACCTACTTGGGGCTATCGGCGGTCGTTCTCACCTTCGGCGGCGGAATCGCTTTGAGCCTCGTCTATTGGTGGAGACGGAGCTTGCTGCTGAACATCGCCATCCATTTCCTCAGCGACGTTGCCGCGCCGATCTACGTCCTGTCGAAACTATGAACGAACCGGAAAGGCTTGGCCGAGCGAGTCGGGGCCTTGCGCCGGGAGGCGCTCGCGGCTAGCCTTGCAGGACAGGAACTGTATGCCGCCGACACATCTTGATCTTGTCAAAGCACGCGAGAAGAAGCTCGGAAGACTGGCCGCCGTGCGCGCCGAGCTGTTCGCCACCGTGCAGCCGCTGGAGGACTCCTCGTACCGCTTTCGCCCCGGAGAACCCCAATGGAATCGGGGCTGGTGCGTGGCGGAAATACTTTTGCATCTGGAAAAGGTTGAATCGGCCATCGCCCGGGGACTCGAAGCTGCCGCTCGCGGCGACCCTCCGCCGCCGTCTTCCTGGTTCTCGCGGCTGCTCCGGTTGCCACCGCGTTGGGTGGAGTATCGCATCCTGAAGGCCAGCGCCCCGCGCGGCGTTCGGCCTGACCAGATCGTGCCGAAAGAAGCGATGCTCTCCCACCTGAGCGAGCTCCGGCAGCGATTACTGGAGACGTTCGCGCGTGTACCGGAGGGGAGCCTAACGTGTTATCGCTTCCCCCATCCCTTCCTCGGGACCTATAACGTGCTCGAGTGGATCGAACTTCTGGGCGCCCACGAATGCCGTCACCTGAAACAGATTCGCGAAGTGCTTGCCCGCCAAGCACACCTTTCGGACTATCGTTAAAGCGTCTTGGGCGGGCTTGCCCGCCAAGGACACTTTTCCAATTACCGCTAAAGTGTCTTGGGCGGGCTTGCCCGGCGGGTGTTCCCCGCCGGGAAGTCCTGAGCTTCAAAGAGGGCTTTTCGCCATGACGTTCAAGACCTTGCTCCTGTCCTTTGAACCCACGGCGGCGATCGTCACCTTGAATCGCCCGGAAAAGCGCAACGCCATCTCCCTCGAATTGATCGAAGACCTGCTTCGAGCACTCGATGCCTGCGAGCGCTCGGCCGCGCGGGCGGTGATCTTGACCGGCGCGGGTAAGGCCTTTTGCTCGGGCATGGACCTCGAGATGTTAAAGGCCATCAGCACGCAGTCACACGATGAAAACCTGGCCGATTCGCGGAAGATGGCGGGGCTGTTCCGCCGCCTCTACGAATTTCCGCGGCCCGTCATCGCTGCCGTGAACGGTCCGGCAATCGCTGGCGGGTGCGGGATGGTCTCGGTGTGCGACCTCGCCCTGGCGGTGCCCGAGGCAAAATTCGGCTACACCGAAGCCCGCGTTGGCTTCATCCCGGCGCTTGTTTCCGTCTATCTGGTGCGCATGGTGGGCGAGCGAGTGGCGCGC
Encoded here:
- a CDS encoding CPBP family intramembrane glutamic endopeptidase; this encodes MSASTGLSAKLDQQARGAIFFLLLATLALQISWVLPLFGLAGTPVARHLIRMVIKWFLFVVFIRMMRSGTAGLGWRELGFRNDGWRDRAKQLGLAVALTAPVAVVFAASPTLQNLVLRNLDGGAAGTMPGSAGHLFGNIFGIMFGSIIFGIIAVAFTAAFVEELFWRGYALAVLPARVGLFGAVTIASALFALTHTYLGLSAVVLTFGGGIALSLVYWWRRSLLLNIAIHFLSDVAAPIYVLSKL
- a CDS encoding DinB family protein, which codes for MPPTHLDLVKAREKKLGRLAAVRAELFATVQPLEDSSYRFRPGEPQWNRGWCVAEILLHLEKVESAIARGLEAAARGDPPPPSSWFSRLLRLPPRWVEYRILKASAPRGVRPDQIVPKEAMLSHLSELRQRLLETFARVPEGSLTCYRFPHPFLGTYNVLEWIELLGAHECRHLKQIREVLARQAHLSDYR
- a CDS encoding DUF1259 domain-containing protein codes for the protein MRVRTAILVICMVATQYMSRLSSPAWAEEMPSDYQDALKYLGKQGDYKAGVLKVNIPRNDLEVSVAGVATPTPFGFGGWVAMTKGDSGMDVMMGDLVLLQEEVNPVMTALLDSGLDVTALHNHFFWEEPRVFYMHIHGHGKAMDLAQRVKPALDLIGKVGASGATARKSPAKVLAPASSLDTAKIARIVGHTGEQNGPVYKITIGRDDRKVKEMGATINARMGLNTWAAFIGTNENAAIAGDVAMLEGEITPVLKALRQHGLEVVAIHHHMTGSRPVIIFLHYWGKAPAEKLATGFRAALEELGKSGRGKEH
- a CDS encoding enoyl-CoA hydratase-related protein, whose protein sequence is MTFKTLLLSFEPTAAIVTLNRPEKRNAISLELIEDLLRALDACERSAARAVILTGAGKAFCSGMDLEMLKAISTQSHDENLADSRKMAGLFRRLYEFPRPVIAAVNGPAIAGGCGMVSVCDLALAVPEAKFGYTEARVGFIPALVSVYLVRMVGERVARELLLAGRIYDAAEALRLGLVNEIVSGDKLMARARELVEIFAESSPASLLAAKRLMTSMPLSDLNAALEQAVEENARIRTTADFREGLSSFLEKRKPKWSP
- a CDS encoding chromate resistance protein ChrB domain-containing protein, whose protein sequence is MKWVTRSNIKVDRVACPWLIRRFIDPAAEFLFVHEAQLLEVARRENAIPFDAPRLAEVQLNHRGERCTFEAILEDYHLSDSALHRLGLIVRAADVKGQEHVAPEGLGLRAIAEGFAHLELSDAERLARQVPIYNALYEYVCRQAR